In Salinibacterium sp. ZJ70, one DNA window encodes the following:
- a CDS encoding LPXTG cell wall anchor domain-containing protein, translating into MTRTRTTTRLAAVALAAVLTTGGALLSSAPAFADDDALPDDPGIEQQLGDEEGEQQLGDDPGEDQGSDEAGGDGGGDILFSPMSDPLLEMEVGTVSITGTPQVGNTLTAVVADWPEGATLSYQWAVNGGMWGDELTGETAITHVVTSEYVGAWIGVIVTAELEGYEEGWVLHVLDDPIWAPKEEPSGAPVNDSSGLAGFLSDAESTPGAADSVGLPTAPLSPGRSYTGTFNWLGFDSWVDVYAYSTPTYVGTFPVIDGVVQFSLGSSVLSRLSGGTHTLVVIGQSSGTVASARFDVARTLASTGVEVGPASFALAGGMLVLGAAAFAMRRRATATA; encoded by the coding sequence CGCCGTGCTGACCACCGGAGGAGCGCTGCTCTCAAGCGCCCCCGCCTTCGCCGACGACGACGCACTTCCCGACGACCCGGGCATCGAGCAGCAGCTCGGCGACGAGGAGGGCGAGCAGCAGCTCGGCGATGACCCGGGCGAGGACCAGGGCAGCGACGAGGCGGGCGGCGACGGAGGCGGCGACATCCTCTTCAGCCCCATGTCGGATCCGCTCCTCGAGATGGAGGTCGGAACGGTGTCGATCACCGGCACTCCGCAGGTGGGCAACACCCTCACCGCCGTGGTCGCCGATTGGCCGGAGGGCGCGACGCTGAGCTACCAGTGGGCCGTCAACGGGGGCATGTGGGGCGACGAGCTCACCGGCGAAACCGCCATCACCCACGTCGTGACGTCGGAGTATGTCGGCGCCTGGATCGGTGTGATCGTGACGGCGGAGCTGGAAGGCTACGAGGAGGGATGGGTACTGCACGTGCTCGACGACCCGATCTGGGCGCCGAAGGAGGAACCCTCGGGTGCGCCGGTGAACGACTCGTCGGGGCTCGCCGGCTTCCTCTCGGACGCGGAATCCACGCCGGGCGCCGCTGACAGCGTCGGCCTGCCCACAGCGCCCCTCTCGCCCGGCCGCTCCTACACGGGCACCTTCAACTGGCTGGGCTTCGACTCGTGGGTCGACGTGTACGCGTACTCGACGCCCACCTATGTGGGCACCTTCCCCGTCATCGACGGTGTCGTTCAGTTCTCGCTCGGCAGCTCCGTGCTCTCGCGGCTGAGCGGCGGAACCCACACGCTCGTCGTCATCGGCCAGAGCTCGGGCACCGTGGCGAGCGCGCGCTTCGATGTGGCGCGCACCCTCGCCTCGACGGGTGTCGAGGTCGGCCCCGCATCGTTCGCGCTCGCCGGAGGCATGCTCGTGCTCGGTGCCGCGGCTTTCGCGATGCGTCGCCGCGCGACCGCGACCGCCTGA
- a CDS encoding ribonuclease H produces MSTIDRYTVATDGACKGNPGPAGWAWVGEDGHWAAGSIVAGTNNIGELRAVLNAIRDNANVVHLLVQADSTYAIDTYTKWMDGHKARGWKTSSKNPVKNVDILEEMIAVRDARRAAGLPDVQFEHVRGHRGHRLNEWADERSVRAAVHAAKGLETEWRSRSGNQPLVDVGVDPTKK; encoded by the coding sequence GTGAGCACCATCGACCGATACACCGTGGCCACCGACGGAGCCTGCAAGGGCAACCCGGGGCCTGCCGGCTGGGCGTGGGTCGGCGAGGACGGCCACTGGGCCGCCGGCTCGATCGTCGCCGGCACCAACAACATCGGCGAGCTGCGCGCGGTGCTGAACGCCATCCGCGACAACGCGAACGTCGTGCACCTGCTCGTGCAGGCCGACTCGACCTACGCCATCGACACGTACACGAAGTGGATGGACGGGCACAAGGCTCGCGGCTGGAAGACGAGCTCGAAGAACCCGGTGAAGAACGTCGACATCCTCGAGGAGATGATCGCCGTGCGCGATGCGCGGCGTGCGGCGGGGCTTCCGGATGTGCAGTTCGAGCACGTGCGAGGCCACCGCGGACACCGACTCAACGAGTGGGCGGACGAGCGCTCGGTGCGGGCTGCGGTGCACGCCGCGAAGGGCCTCGAGACCGAGTGGCGCAGCCGCAGCGGCAACCAGCCCCTCGTCGACGTGGGAGTCGATCCCACGAAGAAGTGA